TTATGTACAATAAAAATCATCTGCATAAtcgaaatgaaattttaaaatttaacagtctaacaaacaaacaaaaaaaagcaaaccagaaTCCTCCTAATCTTCAAAGCCCCTGCTGTGGTTCGTTCTCTCCAGGGagtcctccccgccccccagggaaGAGGGATCTTGCCGTTCTCACGACTCTCTTCCCTTCATACTTCCTGCAGCTCTTGACCGTGAACTCTGGGAGCCCAGCTGGACCCCAAGCAGGGAATCTGAGAAGAGACAGCAGAGCCCACTGGCTGCAGAAAAATACCCCTCACACATCAACTGCGCATGTCAGCTTTGTGCAACCTTCCCATCCCTGAAGGGTAACTGACTTCCCagggcttgcccaaggtcacagttcTACTGCCACCAAACGCCACAGGGCACATGCCATGAACTGAGCATGACCAAGCCGGGCAAGGGTTCCTGGCCTGAGGCCCCTTCCCCTGAGAGGTGTGATTTTCCCAATCTGCCAATCTTCAGATCCTTGAATGCTAAACCCATTATGCAGATGGGCAGGTGCCAGCCCAAAGGTGCGATCCCAGAATTGGCCACAAGGGGAGCAGGACCAGGCCTCGTGGCCATCTCCTACAGGGCTTCGCGTCCTCTACCGCCCTCTGGTGGTTATGGGAAGACAAGTCCAGGGGTCTGATGAAAGACTATTTGGGGTAACTGAGGTGAGTTTGCCACCTCTGGGAGAAATGCTCAGTGACAGAAGCAGGCCTCATTGCCCTGTGGTGGCCTTGGGTTGACTGGTCATTCTCCAGCCTCAGTCACTGAGAACGGGTCTAGATAGCACAGTCCTTGGACTTTTCATCAAAGTGACCCTTCAGTGGAGGTGGGTGAGGAAGGTGTGGGCGGGCTCCTCTCTGCCTGTAGCAGCCCCAGGAATAAAGCCCCAGTCAGAAGTTGGGCCCCTGTCCCTAGCATGGCTCTGCCATCAACGGTGTCCTCCtctgaaaaaatacaaacacagaaGGAATCATCTCAGTTCGTGAAAACAAGGAAGGTGGGGCCCAGTAGCTGGGGTCTGGCCTGTACCTGGGGTCTCCTCAGGGGGACCAAACCTCCAGGGGAAGCTGAGGCTAGGAAATGTCGCTGGGCTGAGCAGAAGGGGCAGGGAGCACAGGGCAGGGTCGTGGGACGTGAGACCTCCCCTGGCCATGGTGTCATGGACAGAAGGTGGACAACTGCCCTGAGCAGGTGACACCAAATGCTGCTTTTGGGGAATTCGGGATTGAGACAGAAAAAGACGAGCCAGGAGTTcacttcatggcacagtggaaacaaatccgactaggaaccatgaggttgcgggttcaatccccggccttgctcagtgggttaaggatcccgcgttgccgtgagctgtggtgtaggttgcagatgcagctcggatctggcgttgctgtggctggggtgtagtacggcggctacaactccaattcgacccctaggctgggaacctccatatgccacgggtgcagccctaaaaagaccaaaaaaaaaagaaagaaaattcataaagaaaaatcattctCCCCAGAGGACCTGAAGGGGTTGCCCAGTCACTCCCCAGTAGAGGGGGAGGGTTGTGTCATGCCTCTGGAGGGCTACCTCAGCAGCCCCTTGTCTGCTGCAACCAGGGCAACAGGGACCCCAGACCCAGGGGGTTCTacccacagccccctcctcatTCCCAGAGCTGCTTCTCCCTACAGACCCTGTCCCAGCGCCCACTCCCCCCAGGCCTGCGAGTGAGGACCTGGGTGGCCTGCTGCTGCCATGGGGCCCCTGAGCCTTGGTCTCCTGGTCCACAGCGCAGGACTGGAGCCATTCTGGCCGCTGCTGAGCCACGCATCCTTCTACACACTGGACAGCCACCCCGTTGTCAACCGGTCACAACTTCCCCTTGAGGTGGGGCCTCTCATTGTGGCATCTGACAGATGATGAGATTTGGGCCCAGAGAGGGGTGCCCCCGCCCGGAGTCCACAGTCAGCGGGGAGCAGAGCTGACCCGCGCCCCAGGCTGTCTCTGAGACTCCCTCCTGCACATCCCTGGCCAGGTCCCAGGAGCTGTGGGATGCAAAGCCTGCTGAGCCTTTCACCCCAGGCCTGACACGTGGTAAGCGCTGGACCAGTGGTATTTAGCaccagggctgggctggcctcgctcagaagcTGCCCTAGAGGCACTGCTGCAGGCCTCCATTACAGCGCCACCACGCGGGGAGCAGAGGGGCCGCCACGTGGGGAGCGGCCAATCTCTTTATTGCAAACATGACACACAGTCCAGGGGGCACCTGGAAGGAGCAGGAACAAGGGAGCCAGGCTTGGGGCCTCCCCAAACCAGACAAACCCCATTTCCCTTGCCTGGGCGGGAGCCCAACCCAGTTCCCATCCACGGGGCACAGACAGCACAGCCCTGAGAGCCCCAGAGCAGGCTGACAGCAGGGAGacccaggagggggtggggaagggggggtggTCAGGGAGGGTTGGGGTTCCCCCAgagagggggcagtggggggtgggggaggtagcCTTCTGTGCCTGTGTGCGCGGGGAGGTGGCTGTGAATGGAAACCAAGCTTGGGCTTCGTCCCCCAGCATCCCAGGGCCCCAGCAAATGTCCTTTGTTGGAAGTGagaggtctgggggtggggggggtgcacaAGAGGCCAGATGACCCCATCCCCCACTGCCCAGCCTCACAGCATCGCCCTGTGCCCCACGGCCGGCATCCTCCACTGTCTTCCGCCTCCTCCTGGTGGGGATGCTCAGCTCACTGGACAGCCTCGGCGATGGCTTTCTCCACCCGCAGGTACCAGGGCTGGATGTGAGTGTGACGCATCAGGTCCTCGAAGGCCTCCAGGCCCTCCATCACCCGCAGCACGCCGTACACCGCCTGGGGGTGGGTAGAGAGGCGGGTTCTCGGCTGCCTGGTCCTGCCAGGTGTGTGCTCTGAGCCTATCACCTCCCCTCTCTGAGAGCCCCCCGACCCAATAAAGGACCAATTTTGCATGCAAGGCTTTGAATGCAGTGTGGGGAATGGCTGCAGCTTTTCCCTGCCCGGCACCCACACCCCCTTTCTGGGTAACCATcctcccccaggagttccctttagGAAAATGCGCTCCCCCACATCCAGGTCCTGAGATGTGGGGAGAGGGAACCCCATCCCCCAGCTCCAAGACCTAGACCGGGCAATCGACATGTCCCATTCTGGCCATAGACCTGCTTCAAGGACTGGCATTGAAGCCAGGCCAACAAGACACTGTCCCAGGACTTTTGCTGAGTAGAAGCCTGGAGCGCTGGACCCAGGCCTTGGCATTGAAGCCAACTGCACATTTAGTTGAAATGTGGCAGGACGGCCTAAACTCTGGTAACACCACTTGGCCTCTGGATCCAGCTAGTCCTGAAGCCAACTCACACATCctccatttttttcagttatgtgaACTAAGTTCCTTGTATCTGGTTTTCCGTAAGCCCCTGACAACCAGTGCCTCTGGGTGGAGAAGCTGTGAGACACAGGCATTGCCTGCACCTGGGTGTTCTCCACCCAGGTTCTCAGACCCCAAGGACAGACCCTTCAGTCTGTGCACCCGCTGCCACCCCGACCACACTCACCAAATCAGCCAGGTTCGGCTTCTGGCCCCCCATGAAGGGCCGGTCTTTGCCCACAGCTGCCACCCACTTGTTGGCAGCCTCGTAGAGGTCCTCGCGGACGTCATCCTGGAGGTGGTGCCTGGGTGGGGGGAGTCCATCAGGGAAGCTCCAATGCCTGGcccaggtggggagaggaagaaggccTGGGGGCCAAGGctacttgggggggggggaaacagggTAGCAGGAACAAGAGCCCTGACTATggagaggaaagcagaggaagGCACAGGGCAGGGACCCAGCTCTGGGCTCCACGACCAGCCCTGCTTCCCCTGGGGTCAGGGAAGCAATCACAGGTTCTGAGTCCCAGCTCGGCTAATGCTGGGGGCCTGGGGATGTGTGCGCAcacgtgtgcgcgcacacacacacacacacacacatacacacactcagcACCATCACCTGCTCTTGAGCCGCTTGCTGATGAGGTACATGGCAGCTGCGCCCATGTACTTGGCCATGGCGCCCTCCACCGTCCCGAAATTGCCCTCCTTGACAATGTAGTCGAAGGAGGCCAGGGCCTCGGCCGGCGTGCGGTACACGTTGGGGGAGATCAGGTGCACCAGCCAGTCATCTGCCCACTGCCGCCACTTCATCTCCTCTCTGCGGGCAAAAGGGGCACAGAAGGCGAGGCAGGTAGGCTTCTTGAGCCAGGGCCtgggacggggggtggggggcgcaggcACAGTATCTCCATCGCCCCGTGCACAGATGGGACGCTCAGCCCCAAGGAGGAGGCCCTTAACGTAGCCCCAGCCCTGGTGGTCTCCCACGCTGCTCCCCACCGCACAGCATCCCGCGCAGCCTGGTCCCCTCTGGgggaggccccgcccccaggccccgcccccgccccgcccctcaccCCACGTACGTCCTCGCCTCCTTTCCACCGTACATCCGCTGGGCCTCCTTCTCATCCAGCATGAGCCAGTATTTGTTGCAGAACTCGGTCACCTCCTTGCCCTGCTCGTTGACAGCCTTCATGGGCGGGTAGTAGGTGACGATGTCTTCCAGGGGCTGCCTTTGGGAGACGTCCTGAGTCTCAGCCCGACTCCATCTTCCCAGATTCAGAGCCCTCCCCTCCTGGGGGGACTGCCCACCCCAGCTGGATCGGGCCCCAGGGCTGCCCCACAAAGGCTTTCCCCCGTCCCATGAGTGACACAGCAGGTTCTGCAGCGAGAGGGATCTGGGGCAGACACTCCGAAAGCATCCCCCCGACAGAGGGAGAGGCGCAGAGGGGAGGCCGTCTCAGAGTGACGGCCGTGGTCCACCGTGGAAATCCAAGCGGCAGCCCCACCCTACTCCA
The Sus scrofa isolate TJ Tabasco breed Duroc chromosome 1, Sscrofa11.1, whole genome shotgun sequence DNA segment above includes these coding regions:
- the PTGES2 gene encoding prostaglandin E synthase 2, giving the protein MAHAARVLWPSGRALAWRLGGRPSLRLPEQSRAGFTGAAGGPGPTATTRKGGPRLLGAAALALGGALGLYHTVRWHLRAQDLRAERTAAQLLLSSRLQLTLYQYKTCPFCSKVRAFLDFHALPYQVVEVNPVRRAEIKFSSYRKVPILLAQEGDSLQQLNDSSVIISALKTYLVSGQPLEDIVTYYPPMKAVNEQGKEVTEFCNKYWLMLDEKEAQRMYGGKEARTEEMKWRQWADDWLVHLISPNVYRTPAEALASFDYIVKEGNFGTVEGAMAKYMGAAAMYLISKRLKSRHHLQDDVREDLYEAANKWVAAVGKDRPFMGGQKPNLADLAVYGVLRVMEGLEAFEDLMRHTHIQPWYLRVEKAIAEAVQ